The following proteins come from a genomic window of Larimichthys crocea isolate SSNF chromosome III, L_crocea_2.0, whole genome shotgun sequence:
- the kdm2ba gene encoding lysine (K)-specific demethylase 2Ba isoform X3, with protein MALSLSGDDEEYDSESEQQRAANRPKQPQQQQQQPQPKMGTSSAAVKLPSNRSSSGARRRRTRCRKCEACLRTECGECHFCKDMKKFGGPGRMKQSCIMRQCIAPVLPHTAVCVVCKEAGKEDTLEEEEDKFNFMLMECSICNEIVHPNCLKVSDASGVVNDELPNCWECPKCNHAGKSGKVLKQKRGPGFKYASNLPGSLLREQKPVKEEGDVVSSAAKRRPDREETPRYRPDEALHRQPPLLSPCNLPRPRPEDKLRKKRKLFDDDEDEDLGVRKKEKSDDPYFSKLLHQIKTEEDDEDAYEEENEEGREPHFRGGVERKGRLGDAEEEGDDKDSRNELLNPFIKTPVGDSDQSHCSSPQAGPSSEGGSETQEKGQRPKARRKRRLPNRELSRELSKALNQEIQKTEDCLANENRQPLKVEPETENEEPKKLFRNGSELGDQRPHLKTKEMNGTPWELRHFYPSPITPLGFNRSTPTNRPAPPHSPPKCVQMERHVIRPPPISPPPDRLPLKDGKTHVIQREVWMKIFGYLTHQELCVCMRVCKTWNRWCCDKRLWTKIDLNRCTSITPLMLSGIIRRQPVSLDLSWTNISKKQLSWLINRLPGLRVLKLSGCSWAAVSALCTSSCPLLRSLDVQWVEGLKDAQMRDLLSPPTDNRPGQLDNRCKLRNVEDLRLAGLDITDTSLRLISRQMPLLSNLDLSYCNHINDQSVNLLTAAGTTTRDSLTEINLSVCNRVTDHSLNFFKRCGSICQIDLRFCKQVTKTACERFIAEMSVSVPFRLKEDKLLQKSS; from the exons CAGCGAGCGGCCAACCGGCCGaagcagccgcagcagcagcagcagcagccgcagcccAAGATGGGGACGTCCTCGGCGGCGGTTAAGCTGCCGTCCAACCGCAGCTCGTCCGGTGCCCGACGCCGGAGGACGCGCTGCCGGAAGTGTGAAGCGTGCCTCCGGACCGAGTGTGGAGAGTGTCACTTCTGCAAGGACATGAAGAAGTTCGGGGGGCCGGGGCGCATGAAGCAGTCGTGCATCATGAGGCAGTGCATCGCG CCGGTTCTGCCTCACACGGCGGTGTGCGTGGTGTGCAAAGAGGCCGGGAAAGAGGACAcgctggaggaagaggaggacaagtTCAACTTCATGCTGATGGAGTGCTCCATCTGCAACGAGATCGTCCACCCCAACTGCCTGAAG gtGAGCGACGCCTCGGGAGTCGTGAACGATGAACTCCCCAACTGCTGGGAATGTCCCAAGTGCAACCACGCTGGGAAGAGTGGGAAA GTATTGAAGCAAAAAAGGGGTCCAGGGTTCAAGTATGCCTCCAACCTCCCTGGCTCTCTGCTGAGGGAACAGAAGCctgtgaaggaggagggggacgTGGTCTCCTCTGCAGCCAAGAGGAGGCCGGACAGAGAGGAGACGCCCAGGTACAGGCCGGACGAGGCTCTGCATCGACAGCCGCCGCTGCTCTCCCCGTGCAACCTGCCCCGGCCCAGGCCGGAGGACAagctgaggaagaagaggaagctgtTTGATGACGATGAGGACGAGGATTTAGGTGTGAGGAAGAAG GAGAAGTCGGATGATCCTTATTTTTCCAAACTCCTGCACCAGATCAAGACAGAAGAGGACGACGAAGACGCCTACGAGGAGGAGAATGAAGAAGGAAGGGAGCCTCACTTCCGGGGCGGTGTAGAGAGGAAAGGGCGTCTTGGAGACGCCGAAGAAGAAGGCGATGACAAGGACTCCAGGAACGAGCTCCTGAATCCTTTCATCAAGACGCCCGTCGGAGACAGCGACCAATCCCACTGCAGCTCCCCGCAGGCCGGACCCAGCAGCGAGGGCGGAAGCGAGACCCAGGAGAAAGGGCAGCGTCCGAAAGCTCGCCGCAAACGGCGTTTACCCAACAGGGAGCTGAGCCGAGAGCTGAGCAAAGCACTGAACCAGGAGATCCAGAAGACGGAGGACTGCCTCGCCAACGAGAACCGTCAGCCCCTCAAGGTGGAGCCGGAGACGGAGAACGAGGAGCCCAAGAAGCTGTTCCGCAACGGCAGCGAGCTCGGAGATCAGAGGCCCCACCTGAAGACCAAAGAGATGAACGGGACGCCGTGGGAGCTGCGCCACTTCTACCCGAGTCCGATCACTCCGCTCGGCTTCAACAGGAGCACCCCGACCAACCGGCCGGCGCCCCCGCACTCGCCGCCCAAATGTGTCCAAATGGAGCGGCACGTCATCCGGCCCCCTCCGATAAGCCCGCCTCCCGACAGACTGCCGCTAAAAGACGGCAAAACACACGTCATACAGCGCGAGGTGTGGATGAAGATCTTCGGCTATCTCACGCACCAGGAGCTGTGCGTGTGCATGAGAGTCTGCAAAACGTGGAACAGAtg GTGTTGCGACAAGAGACTCTGGACAAAGATCGACCTGAACCGCTGCACCTCCATCACCCCGCTCATGCTCAGCGGGATTATCCGCCGACAGCCGGTCTCCCTCGACCTCAGCTGGACCAACATTTCCAAGAAACAATTAAGCTGGCTCATTAATAGATTACCAG GTCTGCGAGTGTTGAAGTTGTCCGGGTGTTCTTGGGCGGCTGTGTCGGCGCTCTGCACCTCCAGCTGCCCTCTGCTGCGCTCGCTGGACGTGCAGTGGGTGGAGGGGCTCAAAGACGCACAGATGAGggacctcctctctcctcccacggACAACAGACCAG GTCAACTGGACAACCGCTGCAAGCTGCGGAACGTGGAGGACCTGCGGCTGGCGGGGCTCGACATCACGGACACGTCTTTACGTCTCATCAGTCGACAGATGCCTCTGCTGTCCAACCTGGACCTGAGCTACTGCAACCACATCAACGACCAGTCAGTCAACCTGCTGACGGCAGCCGGGACCACGACCAGGGACTCGCTCACAGAAATCAACCTGTCAG TTTGTAACCGGGTCACAGACCATTCCCTAAACTTCTTCAAGCGCTGCGGAAGCATCTGTCAGATCGACCTCCGCTTCTGCAAGCAGGTGACCAAGACGGCGTGCGAAAGGTTCATCGCGGAGATGTCCGTGAGCGTACCGTTCAGACTGAAAGAGGACAAACTGCTACAGAAGTCGAGCTAG
- the kdm2ba gene encoding lysine (K)-specific demethylase 2Ba isoform X1 yields MALSLSGDDEEYDSESEQQQRAANRPKQPQQQQQQPQPKMGTSSAAVKLPSNRSSSGARRRRTRCRKCEACLRTECGECHFCKDMKKFGGPGRMKQSCIMRQCIAPVLPHTAVCVVCKEAGKEDTLEEEEDKFNFMLMECSICNEIVHPNCLKVSDASGVVNDELPNCWECPKCNHAGKSGKVLKQKRGPGFKYASNLPGSLLREQKPVKEEGDVVSSAAKRRPDREETPRYRPDEALHRQPPLLSPCNLPRPRPEDKLRKKRKLFDDDEDEDLGVRKKEKSDDPYFSKLLHQIKTEEDDEDAYEEENEEGREPHFRGGVERKGRLGDAEEEGDDKDSRNELLNPFIKTPVGDSDQSHCSSPQAGPSSEGGSETQEKGQRPKARRKRRLPNRELSRELSKALNQEIQKTEDCLANENRQPLKVEPETENEEPKKLFRNGSELGDQRPHLKTKEMNGTPWELRHFYPSPITPLGFNRSTPTNRPAPPHSPPKCVQMERHVIRPPPISPPPDRLPLKDGKTHVIQREVWMKIFGYLTHQELCVCMRVCKTWNRWCCDKRLWTKIDLNRCTSITPLMLSGIIRRQPVSLDLSWTNISKKQLSWLINRLPGLRVLKLSGCSWAAVSALCTSSCPLLRSLDVQWVEGLKDAQMRDLLSPPTDNRPGQLDNRCKLRNVEDLRLAGLDITDTSLRLISRQMPLLSNLDLSYCNHINDQSVNLLTAAGTTTRDSLTEINLSVCNRVTDHSLNFFKRCGSICQIDLRFCKQVTKTACERFIAEMSVSVPFRLKEDKLLQKSS; encoded by the exons CAGCAGCGAGCGGCCAACCGGCCGaagcagccgcagcagcagcagcagcagccgcagcccAAGATGGGGACGTCCTCGGCGGCGGTTAAGCTGCCGTCCAACCGCAGCTCGTCCGGTGCCCGACGCCGGAGGACGCGCTGCCGGAAGTGTGAAGCGTGCCTCCGGACCGAGTGTGGAGAGTGTCACTTCTGCAAGGACATGAAGAAGTTCGGGGGGCCGGGGCGCATGAAGCAGTCGTGCATCATGAGGCAGTGCATCGCG CCGGTTCTGCCTCACACGGCGGTGTGCGTGGTGTGCAAAGAGGCCGGGAAAGAGGACAcgctggaggaagaggaggacaagtTCAACTTCATGCTGATGGAGTGCTCCATCTGCAACGAGATCGTCCACCCCAACTGCCTGAAG gtGAGCGACGCCTCGGGAGTCGTGAACGATGAACTCCCCAACTGCTGGGAATGTCCCAAGTGCAACCACGCTGGGAAGAGTGGGAAA GTATTGAAGCAAAAAAGGGGTCCAGGGTTCAAGTATGCCTCCAACCTCCCTGGCTCTCTGCTGAGGGAACAGAAGCctgtgaaggaggagggggacgTGGTCTCCTCTGCAGCCAAGAGGAGGCCGGACAGAGAGGAGACGCCCAGGTACAGGCCGGACGAGGCTCTGCATCGACAGCCGCCGCTGCTCTCCCCGTGCAACCTGCCCCGGCCCAGGCCGGAGGACAagctgaggaagaagaggaagctgtTTGATGACGATGAGGACGAGGATTTAGGTGTGAGGAAGAAG GAGAAGTCGGATGATCCTTATTTTTCCAAACTCCTGCACCAGATCAAGACAGAAGAGGACGACGAAGACGCCTACGAGGAGGAGAATGAAGAAGGAAGGGAGCCTCACTTCCGGGGCGGTGTAGAGAGGAAAGGGCGTCTTGGAGACGCCGAAGAAGAAGGCGATGACAAGGACTCCAGGAACGAGCTCCTGAATCCTTTCATCAAGACGCCCGTCGGAGACAGCGACCAATCCCACTGCAGCTCCCCGCAGGCCGGACCCAGCAGCGAGGGCGGAAGCGAGACCCAGGAGAAAGGGCAGCGTCCGAAAGCTCGCCGCAAACGGCGTTTACCCAACAGGGAGCTGAGCCGAGAGCTGAGCAAAGCACTGAACCAGGAGATCCAGAAGACGGAGGACTGCCTCGCCAACGAGAACCGTCAGCCCCTCAAGGTGGAGCCGGAGACGGAGAACGAGGAGCCCAAGAAGCTGTTCCGCAACGGCAGCGAGCTCGGAGATCAGAGGCCCCACCTGAAGACCAAAGAGATGAACGGGACGCCGTGGGAGCTGCGCCACTTCTACCCGAGTCCGATCACTCCGCTCGGCTTCAACAGGAGCACCCCGACCAACCGGCCGGCGCCCCCGCACTCGCCGCCCAAATGTGTCCAAATGGAGCGGCACGTCATCCGGCCCCCTCCGATAAGCCCGCCTCCCGACAGACTGCCGCTAAAAGACGGCAAAACACACGTCATACAGCGCGAGGTGTGGATGAAGATCTTCGGCTATCTCACGCACCAGGAGCTGTGCGTGTGCATGAGAGTCTGCAAAACGTGGAACAGAtg GTGTTGCGACAAGAGACTCTGGACAAAGATCGACCTGAACCGCTGCACCTCCATCACCCCGCTCATGCTCAGCGGGATTATCCGCCGACAGCCGGTCTCCCTCGACCTCAGCTGGACCAACATTTCCAAGAAACAATTAAGCTGGCTCATTAATAGATTACCAG GTCTGCGAGTGTTGAAGTTGTCCGGGTGTTCTTGGGCGGCTGTGTCGGCGCTCTGCACCTCCAGCTGCCCTCTGCTGCGCTCGCTGGACGTGCAGTGGGTGGAGGGGCTCAAAGACGCACAGATGAGggacctcctctctcctcccacggACAACAGACCAG GTCAACTGGACAACCGCTGCAAGCTGCGGAACGTGGAGGACCTGCGGCTGGCGGGGCTCGACATCACGGACACGTCTTTACGTCTCATCAGTCGACAGATGCCTCTGCTGTCCAACCTGGACCTGAGCTACTGCAACCACATCAACGACCAGTCAGTCAACCTGCTGACGGCAGCCGGGACCACGACCAGGGACTCGCTCACAGAAATCAACCTGTCAG TTTGTAACCGGGTCACAGACCATTCCCTAAACTTCTTCAAGCGCTGCGGAAGCATCTGTCAGATCGACCTCCGCTTCTGCAAGCAGGTGACCAAGACGGCGTGCGAAAGGTTCATCGCGGAGATGTCCGTGAGCGTACCGTTCAGACTGAAAGAGGACAAACTGCTACAGAAGTCGAGCTAG
- the kdm2ba gene encoding lysine (K)-specific demethylase 2Ba isoform X4, with product MALSLSGDDEEYDSESEQQQRAANRPKQPQQQQQQPQPKMGTSSAAVKLPSNRSSSGARRRRTRCRKCEACLRTECGECHFCKDMKKFGGPGRMKQSCIMRQCIAPVLPHTAVCVVCKEAGKEDTLEEEEDKFNFMLMECSICNEIVHPNCLKVSDASGVVNDELPNCWECPKCNHAGKSGKQKRGPGFKYASNLPGSLLREQKPVKEEGDVVSSAAKRRPDREETPRYRPDEALHRQPPLLSPCNLPRPRPEDKLRKKRKLFDDDEDEDLGVRKKEKSDDPYFSKLLHQIKTEEDDEDAYEEENEEGREPHFRGGVERKGRLGDAEEEGDDKDSRNELLNPFIKTPVGDSDQSHCSSPQAGPSSEGGSETQEKGQRPKARRKRRLPNRELSRELSKALNQEIQKTEDCLANENRQPLKVEPETENEEPKKLFRNGSELGDQRPHLKTKEMNGTPWELRHFYPSPITPLGFNRSTPTNRPAPPHSPPKCVQMERHVIRPPPISPPPDRLPLKDGKTHVIQREVWMKIFGYLTHQELCVCMRVCKTWNRWCCDKRLWTKIDLNRCTSITPLMLSGIIRRQPVSLDLSWTNISKKQLSWLINRLPGLRVLKLSGCSWAAVSALCTSSCPLLRSLDVQWVEGLKDAQMRDLLSPPTDNRPGQLDNRCKLRNVEDLRLAGLDITDTSLRLISRQMPLLSNLDLSYCNHINDQSVNLLTAAGTTTRDSLTEINLSVCNRVTDHSLNFFKRCGSICQIDLRFCKQVTKTACERFIAEMSVSVPFRLKEDKLLQKSS from the exons CAGCAGCGAGCGGCCAACCGGCCGaagcagccgcagcagcagcagcagcagccgcagcccAAGATGGGGACGTCCTCGGCGGCGGTTAAGCTGCCGTCCAACCGCAGCTCGTCCGGTGCCCGACGCCGGAGGACGCGCTGCCGGAAGTGTGAAGCGTGCCTCCGGACCGAGTGTGGAGAGTGTCACTTCTGCAAGGACATGAAGAAGTTCGGGGGGCCGGGGCGCATGAAGCAGTCGTGCATCATGAGGCAGTGCATCGCG CCGGTTCTGCCTCACACGGCGGTGTGCGTGGTGTGCAAAGAGGCCGGGAAAGAGGACAcgctggaggaagaggaggacaagtTCAACTTCATGCTGATGGAGTGCTCCATCTGCAACGAGATCGTCCACCCCAACTGCCTGAAG gtGAGCGACGCCTCGGGAGTCGTGAACGATGAACTCCCCAACTGCTGGGAATGTCCCAAGTGCAACCACGCTGGGAAGAGTGGGAAA CAAAAAAGGGGTCCAGGGTTCAAGTATGCCTCCAACCTCCCTGGCTCTCTGCTGAGGGAACAGAAGCctgtgaaggaggagggggacgTGGTCTCCTCTGCAGCCAAGAGGAGGCCGGACAGAGAGGAGACGCCCAGGTACAGGCCGGACGAGGCTCTGCATCGACAGCCGCCGCTGCTCTCCCCGTGCAACCTGCCCCGGCCCAGGCCGGAGGACAagctgaggaagaagaggaagctgtTTGATGACGATGAGGACGAGGATTTAGGTGTGAGGAAGAAG GAGAAGTCGGATGATCCTTATTTTTCCAAACTCCTGCACCAGATCAAGACAGAAGAGGACGACGAAGACGCCTACGAGGAGGAGAATGAAGAAGGAAGGGAGCCTCACTTCCGGGGCGGTGTAGAGAGGAAAGGGCGTCTTGGAGACGCCGAAGAAGAAGGCGATGACAAGGACTCCAGGAACGAGCTCCTGAATCCTTTCATCAAGACGCCCGTCGGAGACAGCGACCAATCCCACTGCAGCTCCCCGCAGGCCGGACCCAGCAGCGAGGGCGGAAGCGAGACCCAGGAGAAAGGGCAGCGTCCGAAAGCTCGCCGCAAACGGCGTTTACCCAACAGGGAGCTGAGCCGAGAGCTGAGCAAAGCACTGAACCAGGAGATCCAGAAGACGGAGGACTGCCTCGCCAACGAGAACCGTCAGCCCCTCAAGGTGGAGCCGGAGACGGAGAACGAGGAGCCCAAGAAGCTGTTCCGCAACGGCAGCGAGCTCGGAGATCAGAGGCCCCACCTGAAGACCAAAGAGATGAACGGGACGCCGTGGGAGCTGCGCCACTTCTACCCGAGTCCGATCACTCCGCTCGGCTTCAACAGGAGCACCCCGACCAACCGGCCGGCGCCCCCGCACTCGCCGCCCAAATGTGTCCAAATGGAGCGGCACGTCATCCGGCCCCCTCCGATAAGCCCGCCTCCCGACAGACTGCCGCTAAAAGACGGCAAAACACACGTCATACAGCGCGAGGTGTGGATGAAGATCTTCGGCTATCTCACGCACCAGGAGCTGTGCGTGTGCATGAGAGTCTGCAAAACGTGGAACAGAtg GTGTTGCGACAAGAGACTCTGGACAAAGATCGACCTGAACCGCTGCACCTCCATCACCCCGCTCATGCTCAGCGGGATTATCCGCCGACAGCCGGTCTCCCTCGACCTCAGCTGGACCAACATTTCCAAGAAACAATTAAGCTGGCTCATTAATAGATTACCAG GTCTGCGAGTGTTGAAGTTGTCCGGGTGTTCTTGGGCGGCTGTGTCGGCGCTCTGCACCTCCAGCTGCCCTCTGCTGCGCTCGCTGGACGTGCAGTGGGTGGAGGGGCTCAAAGACGCACAGATGAGggacctcctctctcctcccacggACAACAGACCAG GTCAACTGGACAACCGCTGCAAGCTGCGGAACGTGGAGGACCTGCGGCTGGCGGGGCTCGACATCACGGACACGTCTTTACGTCTCATCAGTCGACAGATGCCTCTGCTGTCCAACCTGGACCTGAGCTACTGCAACCACATCAACGACCAGTCAGTCAACCTGCTGACGGCAGCCGGGACCACGACCAGGGACTCGCTCACAGAAATCAACCTGTCAG TTTGTAACCGGGTCACAGACCATTCCCTAAACTTCTTCAAGCGCTGCGGAAGCATCTGTCAGATCGACCTCCGCTTCTGCAAGCAGGTGACCAAGACGGCGTGCGAAAGGTTCATCGCGGAGATGTCCGTGAGCGTACCGTTCAGACTGAAAGAGGACAAACTGCTACAGAAGTCGAGCTAG